A window of Miscanthus floridulus cultivar M001 chromosome 12, ASM1932011v1, whole genome shotgun sequence genomic DNA:
tcctataaaacttgccttttaacttctgtggtacccttttgtcacataggacaccagatgcttggcgccactgcATCCATCCtgtttgattctatggctaacatcttcatcaatatccccgtctctctgtagcattgatcctaaatatcgaaaggtatccttcctaggcactacttgaccttccaaactaatatcttcctcctcccgagtagtagtgccgaagtcacatctcacaTACTcaattttagttctactgagtctaaaacctttggactccaaagtctcccaccataactccagtttctgattcactcctatccgactttcatcaactagcactacatcgtccgcgaaaagcatacaccaagggatgtccccttgtatgtcccttgtgacctcatccatcactaaggcaaacggataagggctcaaagctgacccttgatgtagtcctatcctaatcgagaagtcatccgtgtctccatcacttattCGAACacagtcacaacattgttgtacatgtccttaatgagcccgacgtacttcgttgggactttatgtttgtcgaAAGCCCACCATAtaatattccttggtattttatcataagccttctccaagtcaataaaaaccatgtgaaggtccttcttcttctccctataccgctctatAACTTgttttattaagaaaatggcttccatggttgaccttccgggcatgaaaccaaattggttcatagagacccgcgttattgctctcaagcgacgCTCGAtaactctcccatagcttcatagtatggctcatcaacttaattccccggtaattagtacaattttgaatatcccctttattcttgtagatcggtaccaatatacttctcctccactcgtcaggcatcttgttcaatcgaaaaaatatggttaaacagcttggttaaccatactatagctatgtccccaaggcatctccacacctcgattgggataccatccggtcccatcgccttacctcatttcatcattttcaacgcctctctaacctcagaatcttggattctccgcacaaagcacctattggtgtcatcaaaagagtcatccaactgaaaggttgtgtctaaATAATTGACTTCATTTATGCAATAGAAAATTTACGCTGGCAAAAAATCACActatacaaataaataaatatagaCGATCCATGCAAGCAAAAGGGGAAAAGGGACGCAGGGGAGTCATAAAAGGTGTCATGACTCACGAAATTAACCACACCATGAAAAACATTGTAGCATAGCATATAACTACAAACAAAACAAGTACCCATACAAGCAAAAAAAAAGGAACACTAAACAACAGCAAGAAGGTTGAAGCACTAGATTTTACAACCTTTACAGCGCCATAAAATAAACAAAGGCTGTTCTAATGCAATAGAACATCAAGAAACAATTGCTGATATCGAGCCGTTAAGTACAATAGAGTCATCAATAGAATAAAATACAAGTACAAGGGAATAAACCTGTCAGATGATCCAGGAATTGACAGAGTTGTATTTTTGCCAGGTATGGTAGACTCACTGAACAAACATCATATGGAGAAAATAGTTAATGAAAAAACAGCATTAACTGATTAATAACAAGCAACATTATGTGGATGAACTTACGGTGCTTTTGGCAGCATAAGTGGCACAGGGACAATGGCATTACTAGTGCCTTCTCTGTGACCATCTTTTGTATCTTTTGTTCCTGACAAGATAATTGCAAGTTAGATAATGAaatgcaaaaaagaaaaaaaaatgtacaCAGCAAATAAACTAATTTGTCTGAATTTTTTAGCTTAAATTATCAGCGTGGATGACAATCCATGAAGGCTTGCAAAATACTAAACCAATTTTATGGAGTCATATTGTGGAGATCAAGTCCAGAATGTTGGAAATACCAGATTTTGGTTAGGCACTTGGCTAGAAATATCAATCCTCTAACCATTTGCAGTTTGTTCCTGTCCTGATATAAAGTAGATGTAGGACACTGAATCCTACAGGTCAGGCCTTTCTCTGGGGAAAATGAGCTGCATGACTAGGAATTATTGACAGGAGAACTTGATATCCAACTTTCTCCAAAGAAAGCTTGGGTGAAACAAAATCTAAAAAGGTACGATTCCAATAGTACTTTTTATGTTCCGATGTGCTCTTGAGGCATGGTTACTCACAGGATTAGATTAACCATGAAAACAAACTTTGAAGGTAAAGACCTACTTTTCGCAGACCATTCAGGACATCTATACTGGTGATTAGTTGTATCAGAAAATGGTGCAGAGTAAAAACCTCATGTTTCATGGAGCCTTTTGCGATTCCGAACTatcttattttattttttattgcaAATATAATTTGGAAAATTGGAAAGATTTACATAAGCAGAGCGGAACCAAAAAGTTCATTCCCAATGCATTTGCTATTTTAGATGATATAGATATGGCTCTTCAGGCAAATCACAAACTGAATAGCAATTGAGGTAAACTAATTTATAATCGCAATGATTTTCGTGTAAGACAAATTTTCTTCTGTAGCAGCGACTGCATTTGATGAAAGCAGGGAAATCAGCAGATGCTGTACTAGATCATAAGTGGTACCCAACCCCAAGCTGAGTTACTGAAGGTAACCAGCTAAGTAACTCAACAATAGTTTCTTGTTGAATTGAAGCTGGGGGGTGCAACCTACCTTTTGCTATTAGGGGGTCTGTTCGTTTTTGTTACTAGTAGGCAGTATAAAGCCATGTGCCTACGGTATTTAATTCAAGGGGAAAAGGAACTATAGATCTTCGCAATACAAGTCACGATTTCTGGAATTCTGTGAGTAACTTAAAATCAATCAATATTCAATTGCTCTAGCAATTGAAAAATAGGGTAAACTCATGAATTCCTAGTACTGCTGCTAGCTGACCATTCTAAACGATCTAGAAAGACTTCTCCTTCATTGAACAGCAAACGAAAAGATGGTTTCTGTGAGAATAGGGAAGAAGAAAAGAGCGAAGCTAACCTGGCAGTGCCAATGCCGTCGACGACGGCGGAGCAGGACCCTTGCCCTGTCCTCCGCGCCCTTGCTCCGGCGGCAGGTCCTTCACCGCGCCGTACTCCGCCCTCACCTTGCACCCGGTACGAATCCTCTTGCTGCGCCAACACCGCCGCAGCGAGATCAAGATAATACGCAGTCAGAATCCGCGCTAGGGTATCTGTGCCTCCGAGGAGAGGAAAGGAAGGAGGCAAACTAGGTTACCTCTCGGCGTCGGGCGTGAAGAGGAGGGCGTGCGCGGGGGCGAAGAGGTCCAGGGAGCGCTTCAGCGACCGGAGGCTCAGCTTCTTCAGGGACTGCGGCTCCACCGGGGGGCCGTCCGCCGTCGTCgttgccatcgccgccgccgcagcttaTTTCGCACGGCGAGCGAAACAGCTTCCGTTTCGTTTTGTTTCTTTCGCAGCCGCAGCAAAGGCGGTCTCAGACTGGGCTGGTTTGAAATGGGCCTCGGCCCATTGAACCCAGCGGTGTGATGATACTACAGCTCGGCCCAACGGTTTCCTTCTGCAAACCCTGCTCCGACTCCGATCACGCCACCctcgtcgcgccgccgccgccgcctgctgcgTCCCCGGCCAGCCGCGCGGCCCCGCGGTCTCCTAGCCGCAGGtccggcgcctcctcctcctcctccttttgtGATGTATTTCTTATTAGATACGCTGGTTCTTGAGTTTATTATTCGCTTTCTTGAATCGAATCGAATGCATTGATTAATGAACTGACTGATTTGGTCCAAAGATGAGATGCCCCCTCTATGATTTCGGTCGTAATCTGTCACGCTTAGCGGAATGGTGATGTCTGCCATGAACAAGTCCTGGAACACGAGGATGAGAAGCCTATTGTTCTTATATACTCTGTACCCAGTACCTTGCAAAATACTCTGTTTCATGGCCTGATCTCCTTTTCATCTTGCTAAAACTGAAAAAAAAAGTAACATTCATGAAGCGAATACTCTTAAGGTTCAGCTCCCTCCATGTGTTGGATACCATTAAAAATCTGCTATTTTTGTAGCCtacatcagcctgttcgggaggccgtatcgtatcgtggattatttactgctggctggtttggtgtgagagaaaaacactgttcctgactggaaatttacaatcgtttacgaacaagcgaacaggcttatCTGGCACCATTTTTAGGGTGGGTGATGATCAAGTGTGCATTTTATTTCTGTGGCTGGCACCGTTCTGCTGAGGCCAAGGCTGATTAAGTTTTAGATCATGTTGTGATTTATTTTCCTACATGGCAGATTCATCAGATAAGCTTCTCTGTGCTTCCTAAATTGATTGCTAGGTCACTGCCCTGGCAATATGTCCAAACAATTGCATAACAGAAAATGTTGTTGCATATAACAGATAAAAGATACTCTTTTCTGTCATAGATGGTTTTATCTATCTGGTTGAAGTGGAATGACAACTATTACCGTGCAGGGATAGTCAGCTAGCTATTTTAAGCAGGAGAGTCTCCTAGTTCTACTCCGGATCAAATATCCAACTGTGCCTTAGTTAGATGCTATAATTGTTTCTTTTTCGTTCTTTGAAGTTAGATGCTATAATTGTTTCTTTTTCGTTCTTTAAAGCTTGTAACTTTCCGATGCATTTTCACCCTGTCAACAGGGTTGGAAAACAAATAACTCCACACCTTTTTTGTGTTGGTCCTACAGACTGTCATACTGTTTGCATCCTTGTTTTTAGAACCCATGATGATGCGTTACCAATTTACTGCTTCAAGGCTGGTTTGTACACTGTTGTCCTTCTCTATTCTGTATTTGTTCCCACAGGGTTATTATAGAAATGCAGTCATGTTGTGTACTAGCCACTAAGCCTTTGTTGCTCCTGTTCACTTGCAGCAGAGACCAGAAGTCATGGTGATCCCTCCACCAGAAAGGGCAGCTAGAGTCACCCGTTTCCTCAAGCCCTACCTGTTGAGGATGCATTTCACAAACAAGTATGTATCTGCTCAGGTCATCCACACCCCAACATCAACTGTTGCATGTTCGGCAAGCTCACAGGAGAAGCTGCTGAGACCAAACATGGAGTCGACCCGTGACGTCGCAGCAGCTACGAAGATCGGAAAGTTGCTTGGTGAACGCCTACTGCTCAAGGGAATACCTGCAGTGTCCATCCACATGAAGAGAGAACAGAAATACCATGGGAAAGTGAAGGCCGTTATAGATTCAGTGAGAGAAGCTGGAGTCAAATTGTTGTGATTGTGATGTTGAAAtattgaacttagcatttgtgcAATACCTGAGCTGTTGTAATTCCGAAGTGTTGATCAATGGAAAAATGGCTCTAGAACGTTGATGTTTCGAAATTCAGAGCCAAATGGGACATGTTCTAGGTCAATAAAAGGATTTTGTTTGGACTGGgtgccttgtttttcttttttttgtgtgtggaATGGACTAGGAATGttattgtcggggaccaatactatggTATCCGAAgatgagctaatggtcatcaacattgattcaactgagcagtcaagagcacgcCTACAGTttcaaccgacccccaggtgcgcgggctccgcctcgcccgacctccgggggcgggctccacctcacctgaccccgaggccgcgatctccgcctcgcccgacaccgaggccgcgatTTTGGCCTCGCACGACCTCTAgtggcgggctccgcctcgctcgaccctgaggccgcgggctccgcctcgctcgaccccgaggTCGCGATCTCCGCctagcccgacccttgggtttgtgctccgcctcgctcgaccccaagactgtaggcttcgcctcgccagaccccttgggtgcgggctccgtctcgcctgacggggacccataccgccgccaaccactccaggtccaagcgtatgggcctgggtcaaaactctgacaccaaagAAGAGACCGGCACACCCCGATGTAACCCgcggccacgacgggccatacctgaggattcacatcaagaacaacatcggacataccggtgttgttctgcctaaccctcgtacgaacactgataggcgcgtcagttcaccatggcgtccgccaggatggagtggagcgccatgaccagcggatgacgcctacgcatggcgccagtgacggataggaccgcgacatggagccgtccctgttgacatctacagggtcggcgggacccgtatgaaggagaagaaggacccggcaatcCTAGAGGcctttctctctctcattcttctcctttttcttcgctataacccacgctttcccttggcttataaaagggaaagcaggacgccccatgaaGGAGATCCCAGACCAATCGACCCATCAAGATCCGATACAGATCCGCACAAGAGCATGATATGAACTCACAACTGAGGAGTGATCGAGCTCTCAAcacccactcactcctttcaccagagacttgggatcctttccctctctcgcccgttttaaacccctactacaaactttcggtGCTAGCAACACGAGTAGTTGCGACGAACTGTACGTAGGGACTTTCCGTCTGAACCAgcataaacctcatgtcctttaagcacaccatccgagccagacgcgcaataatacaaatttatttgtcggtggtaactcgaaacaccgacagttggcgccctaGGTAGGgaccttttgcgcgtctcgacatccacaccaggcctcggatggctattcacggcatcagctgggtcctaggcgcgcACGTAAGCttcgggaacctggacttcatcgtcacgacggaGGGAGGGTTGGTGTAGGCTCCCGCcgctgtccaacctctccacttcaccggcctcgacgcgatcgctgaggcacttgaggagctacagctgcacgcacTAGAGCCCCACACCCCcgagagcgaccagctcctcggcttcgattacgggaggctagagcgctagctcagcgccttcctaggaccctgactGTCCTAGGAGGACttgtgccacctcaccttctcgttcgccaacatcatgatgtagcttgccggaggagagccgctctctccGAAATACCTCATCTGGAGCGCCTCAACAGTGCTCCTGtccggtctccgcaacaccgcagagaccgttggccaccctgTGCCGCAATACACTCCTCCATCCCCCGCGAatgacgagttcgtggggatgaccgaacatgtcgcggaatctttccacgacctcctcgcggGAGAATTGGGGTCGCCCTCTGACTCTAACTCCAGCGGGGGCAACCATCACCCttctcgtgaatgtttcatggcaggtacccccaagggacacgtcgaaagcatccacgagggagaggctaccccaacgaacaacctcgacgacgaggttgagagggatgcaggggccccacctcgcctatgGGTGGAACAGCTGAAGGActgacaccaagagctcgagtaAGCACGACTCCAGCTCAAGCAGTAACACGCGAAGCTTGagcaagagatcgagcgccatggagacggcgGGTGTGTGCGCGCCGTGGCCCAcgacgtgaaccagaggatcatcaaggatgatgaagccctcccacacttcacccgggcgagccaaaacatcgctgctgtggcggccttgctccggggcccgtgacgcccgaggatcatcgggtccatcgcgagattcgcatgctactcaaGTGTGTGGTGGCGCAATAGGCTTAGAGCTCGTTGTCCCAATGACACGAGCTTGACACCAGCCAGTGCGTGCCCTGAGAACGACCCAACATGGACGTGTCAGTCCACTAGACACAGCGAGGCAGTAGGGCACGCACTGTGGTCCCGGTGCACGAGCGTCTCTGCTGCTACCGGGATGCGCGCGACACCCTCAATGCCCGTAGGTGTGCCTGTAGCGATGCGAGGGAGGCAGCCAGCCACgtctaccaccctcatcatggcggacgctacgatagcggcaaggaccgaagcccaagccctgaCTTGCTAGGACCTCAGGTTtttggtcgacacatcctcaacaccatCTTTCCACCACAGTACCGAGCGCCAACCAACATCCCGAAATACTCTAGCGAAACGAACTCCAaactgtggctcaaggattatcgacttgcttgccaagccggtggagcagataatgatgatttcattatccgcaaccttccattattcttggccgattcggcgcgaacgtggttggaacaccttccgcccaatagaatccaaagttaggcgaacctaaaagagatctttgtgggaaacttctagggcacatacgcgcttcctaggaacccatgggatctcaaaaactaccgatagaaggccagggaaactcttcgtgggtacattcgatgcttctcccggcagtgcaacgagctgcctaatGTCGCCAATGCCGacatcataggagccttcctatttaGGACCACCtctgagtccctggttcacaagctaggacgtaagggcccacgaaccaccaaagAGTTCCTCAACATCACCCCCAGCCacgcctcgggtgaggaggcgttcggagcgatcttcgacaacctcaagggcaaggcaaagtgggacgaggacaccgacgaaggcacctccaaccgtcctagcaagaagaagaacaaacagtgacatgagggctcgctcatggccgccaCCGACCACAACGGGGTGTGGAAGCCCGCTAAGGGcaccccgaaccacttcgagaagctactcgaaggaCCATGtttgaaccatgctttccccttcaagcatctatacaaggactacagtctcatgaagcggttcttgtctagaggctccaacaagggggagcataggaaggaccccAAGCCATCTATGGACGACGTTGAggggaaggacgatggcttttcgACGCtggatggttgcctcatgatctttggagagtcagcggcctatgactctaagCACCGCCAGAAGCTCACgtgccgtgaggtctatatggATGAGCCGGCcgcgcctaccttcctccgatggtcggagtccgccataacctttaaTCGGATTgaccacccagagagcgtccCACAACTAGGGAAATATCCGCTCGTAGTCGACCTGATCATCGGTACAAAGctgctcaccaaggtactaatagatggagacagcggcctcaacatcatgtacgccgaaaacactcgacgccatgggcatcgaccgatcatgCATCCAACCGACCAGAGCGCTTTTCCAcgacatcgtgcctagaaagcaggccatgccacttgggcagatcgatctacccatcacctttgggg
This region includes:
- the LOC136496859 gene encoding uncharacterized protein — its product is MMMRYQFTASRLQRPEVMVIPPPERAARVTRFLKPYLLRMHFTNKYVSAQVIHTPTSTVACSASSQEKLLRPNMESTRDVAAATKIGKLLGERLLLKGIPAVSIHMKREQKYHGKVKAVIDSVREAGVKLL